The nucleotide window GCTAACGGAGCTGTAGGCTATACCGGTGATTATAACAACTTGGTTCTCTCGTTCGACTACCTCGGATTTGGGCCTAATTCACTTCAGTCCTTATATTTCAAGTCGGCTGTAGGGAACTCCACTTGGGAATACGTCTTTTCAACTCCCTCAGCCAGTTGGGAGAATCTTTCAGTCAGTTTTAATACCCTGTCAGGTTGGACATCCACGAATATTGGCGTGAGTTTTCAAGATGCTATTACAAACGTTTCATTGCTAGGCTTTTCCGTTAGAACTCCCCTCGACTCAATCGGTTTAGTTACTTTTGGCGTTGATAATCTGGAGTTCAGCTACGATCAAATTGCGACCCCTGAGCCAAATGCGATAGTTTTGCTGGTATCCGTGCTGCTCTGTTTGGGTGTGACATTCAGAGTGGATCGATTTCTGATTCGTCCAAACTGGATGAAGCGAACCAAAGATACTATTTCAGACTAATCACCTTTTCCGGCTTCAGGGCTTGTGTGCCTGCTGGAAATATCCGTTCAATCTCAACCGCCAGAGAGTTAAGCATTTGATACTTCGAAACAAAGCCGTGTGCGCCATGGTTTCGGCAAAAACTCGCCATGGAGTCCGTTTCATTCGCCGTCATGATGATGATGCGGCTGTCAGGTACCTGTTGACGCAGTAACATCGTTGCCTGGAGGCCGTCCATGCCGGGCATATGGAGATCCATCAGCACCAGATCCGGGGTGAGCTTTCCGGCCATTTCTACGGCCTCACGGCCATCGGCTGCCGTGCCTACTACCTGCACCACTCCCTGCACTTTGAGCAGGCGTTGTAAACACGTCAGGAAGAGCTTCGAGTTGTCTACGATGAGTGTGCGCAGGGGGTGTAGTTGTAATTCTGTATTCATCAGGCTTTACTGTTCCGTCTATAGCTCAACCTCAATTTTATAAAAATATGATCCGCTGGCGGTCACATCTGTGTCTGTGAAGGAAGTGACAGATCCTAGCCCCTGGATATGCGAGGTGAGTGGAGTGAATGCCGGATTCGCCATCAGATTCGTGCTGCGGAGCACCTTGTAGTACTTGCCCGGCACGCTCGCCCACTGCACTACATGGCCCGCGCCTGACGGAGCGCTTGTCAACTTTACGCTCAGGACTGAGCTGGCATTATTGGGGTCGGTGCCTGCTGCTTGCTCCTGATTGTCTGACATCCCGTCGTTATCAGAATCGAGGGCTTTGGGGGTCCATGTTATCTCTTCCGAATAACTGCTTTCGACACCAGTCTCGTTGAAGGCGACGGCGGCGAAGTAATAGGTCACGCCTTCCTGAAGATTACTGACTGTAGCGGTTGGGGTAAGTCCCGCCATGATCTGGCCGAAATAGACCTGTGAGTTGGTGCCATAATAGAGGCGATAGCCCGCTAGATTGGCCACGGGAGAGCCGTCTGTATTGTTGACGGGTGGGTCCCAGGCAAGTGAAACCGTTGCCGCTTCCAGCGAGGTTGATGATCCGCCGAGCGCCAGACAAACCAGGGTCAGAAGCCAGACGCAAAAGAGCTTTGCGCTGTTCAGGGAACCCTTTGCTGGCATGTCTAGTTCTCTCTTCATGAGACTAGTATGCGAGCGGGCTATGAAAATTCGAAATTCTTGGATTCCCTATTTATGACGGTAAAGTCATCTAGGTAATTCACCCTAGAAATTCAGGAAGGATGGGACTCAGGCGGCGATGATGTTATTACGGATGGCGTAGCGGACGAGGTCAGTCACGGAGTGGATGTTGAGCTTATGCATGATGTTGGCACGGTGCGCATCCACAGTTTTGACACTGACGCCAAGTGATGTTGCCACTTCCTTATTGCTTTTGCCTTCCGCGAGAAGCTGTACGATCTCACGTTCGCGAGCAGTCAGGCGAGGGAGCGCCCGTGACTCTTTTCGAGCAGGTTGCCCAGGTCTTAGATAGCCTCCCAACACCACTTCCGACGCCGTTCCTGTAAAAAAAGGCTTGTGCTGAGAGATCGATTCAATGGCGTCGACCAGAAGGCGTGTGGTGTCACCCTTGAGGATGTAGCCTCGTGCACCTGCGGCAAGCACCTCGCCGACCAATTGCTCGGATTCATGCACAGTGAGGATCAGTACCTCGGTTTTGATTCGTTCTTTGAGAATCTGGCGTGTGGCCTCGAGCCCATTTAGCTCGGGCATGGTTACATCCATGACTATGACGTCCGGTTTTAATTGCCTGGCAAACTCGACAGCTTCCCGTCCGTTGATCGCCTCGCCGCAAATTGTCCACCCCGCCTGGCCGTCCAGGACAGATCGTAACCCTTTCCGGACGAGTTCATGGTCGTCGGCTATTAATATTCGCAGGGGCTTCATCTGGCGCTCCCTTTTATCTGTATCATCGCCCTCACGGTGGTGCCTTGAGGATTGGATTCAATTGTAAATCGGCCGCCGAGTTGGCGCAGGCGTTCACGCATGCCCGCAATCCCTACTCCTACCTTTGAAATCCGCCCGTTTTCATCGGATATCATGTCGGGGGGAAGACCGTTGCCTTGATCTTTGATTTCAAGAAAAACGCGATCGTTTTCACGCCAGATTCGGATTTTAGCGGTCTTGCTTCCTGAATGCCGGTGGACATTGGCCAGACTTTCCTGGAGAACACGGAATAATGCCTGCTCGGTCGCGGGGGGGAGACGGCCTAGGTCAGAGCCGACATCGATGGTTACTTGAATCCCGCTTCGTTGCGAAAACCCGGAGACATACTCGTGGGAGGCGGCGGCCAAACCCACATCTTCAAGCAAGGGGGGGTGCAGCAGATAGGCCATGGTTCGGATTTCCCGGTTGCATTGATCGACAATGGCAAGGGAGTCCGCCAGGAGGTCGTCATTCGTCGTGTCACGTCCTTCAATACGCTGCAACACCAGCCCGATATTCATCCCGACCGCGGCTAATTCCTGTGCCGTGGAATCATGTAATTCGCGACCTATCCGCCGGCGTTCCTCATCTTGAAGTTGTAAAAGATGACAGGATAGTTCTCTGCCTTCTTCTTCCGCATTTCGCCGCAAATTAATATCACGGATGACGCCCGCGAGTTGGACGATTCGTCCCGATTCGTCTTCGATGGGTGTCACGGCGACTTCGCCCTCGTGCTTTTCTGGCAGGAGGATGGCGTGTTCAGTCCAGATTACAGTGGTGTTGTCACGAATGGCTTCCTGGAGTTTGCTTTGAACAAAAGAGTGAAAGGGGGAGGGGACGACCTCCTCGATACGCCTGCCGACTACTTGTTCTTCTGTGAGTCCTGTTCCCAGCAGGAAGGAATCGTTCACGCAAAGAAATCGGAAGAAGCCATCGGCCTCGACCGTGAGAAGGAAAAGTCTATCGCGAACGGTATTGGCGATGACGGCGAGGAGTTCGGTTCGTTGCATGGAATCAGATGCAATTCCGACCCCATTCTGATTTGATTTCATTCTAACTTACTCCTGAGTTGGCTGGACTAGACTTTACACAACCGATCCGGATTAACAATCAGGTAATCCCTGATTGGCGGTCAGGCAAACCCTGATCATTCCTGCATTTGACCTTCTTTGTGTGAGGCGATAGTATGCACGTCGGTATTGAGTGAAGCGCAATTCGGGTACTTCGGGAGAGAGTGGATATATGAGTAAAGTTTTGATTATCGGAGCAGGTGGTGTTGGCGGTGTGGTGACGCATAAATGTGCTCAGATGCCGGAGATTTTTGATGAGATATGTCTGGCCAGTCGCACAGAAGAAAAGTGCAAGGCTATTGCAGCACAACTGAAAACCAGGATCCAGACGGCCAAGGTTGATGCCGATAAGCCGCTTGAAGTTGTCCGCCTGATCAAAAAGATCAATCCTGATATCCTGATCAATGTCGCGCTTCCGTATCAGGATCTATCCATTATGGAGGCCTGTCTGGCAACGGGTGTGGATTATCTCGACACCGCCAATTATGAGCCGCCCAACAAGGCGAAGTTTGAATACAAGTGGCAGTGGAAATATCACAAGGCGTTCCGTGAAAAAGGATTGCTGGCCGTATTGGGTTGCGGTTTCGACCCCGGGGTCTCCAATATCTTTTGTGCCTATGCCCAGAAGCATTATTTCGATGAAATTCATACCGTGGATATTCTCGATTGCAACGCCGGTTCGCACGGGAAGGCATTTGCCACCAACTTCAATCCCGAGATCAATATCCGGGAAATTACCGCACGCGGTAAGTATTGGGAAAAAGGGCAGTGGAAGGACACCGACCCCCTTTCGGTTCATCAGACGTTCAACTTCCCCGAGGTGGGTCCGAAGGAAATGTATTTGATGTATCACGAGGAACTGGAGTCCCTCGTGAAGAACATCAAAGGACTTAAGCGGATCCGGTTCTGGATGACTTTTGGTGAACAATATCTGACGCACTTGCGGGTGCTTGAGAATGTCGGGATGACCCGTATTGATCCTGTCATGTATGAAGGCAAGCCCGTTGTTCCGCTGAAATTCCTGAAGGCCATTCTGCCGGAACCCTCGTCGTTGGGGAAAAACTACAAGGGCAAGACCAACATAGGCTGCATGATGGAAGGCATCAAGAACGGCAAGAAACGGAAGATCTATATCTATAACGTTTGTGATCACGCCCAGTGCTGGAAGGAAGTCAAGTCTCAGGCAATTTCCTATACCACGGGTGTCCCTGCCGCCATCGGTGCGCGAATGGTGGTGACCGGTGCCTGGTGTGATGCCGGCGTATTTAATGTGGAACAGTTCAATCCCGATCCCTTCATGGAAGAATTGAATCACTATGGTCTTCCGTGGAAGGTCAAGCATCTGGGTCCCGGTCAAATGCCGGTCAAGTAATCTCTGTAGGCAAAGAGCAAACAAGAAACAAAAACGGAGGAATGATCATGAGCATGGTTCAGGAATTCAAGCAGTTCGCAATGAAGGGTAATGTGATGGATATGGCCATCGGTATTATCATCGGCGGTGCATTTGGGAAAATTGTCTCATCCCTGGTCACCGATGTCATGATGCCGCCTATTGGAAAGCTTATGGGTGGTGTCGACTTCTCCAATTTGTTTGTTGCTCTCGACCCGGATAAGGGGCCGTTCAAAACTCT belongs to bacterium and includes:
- a CDS encoding response regulator transcription factor; the protein is MNTELQLHPLRTLIVDNSKLFLTCLQRLLKVQGVVQVVGTAADGREAVEMAGKLTPDLVLMDLHMPGMDGLQATMLLRQQVPDSRIIIMTANETDSMASFCRNHGAHGFVSKYQMLNSLAVEIERIFPAGTQALKPEKVISLK
- a CDS encoding response regulator transcription factor; the encoded protein is MKPLRILIADDHELVRKGLRSVLDGQAGWTICGEAINGREAVEFARQLKPDVIVMDVTMPELNGLEATRQILKERIKTEVLILTVHESEQLVGEVLAAGARGYILKGDTTRLLVDAIESISQHKPFFTGTASEVVLGGYLRPGQPARKESRALPRLTAREREIVQLLAEGKSNKEVATSLGVSVKTVDAHRANIMHKLNIHSVTDLVRYAIRNNIIAA
- a CDS encoding PAS domain-containing sensor histidine kinase, giving the protein MKSNQNGVGIASDSMQRTELLAVIANTVRDRLFLLTVEADGFFRFLCVNDSFLLGTGLTEEQVVGRRIEEVVPSPFHSFVQSKLQEAIRDNTTVIWTEHAILLPEKHEGEVAVTPIEDESGRIVQLAGVIRDINLRRNAEEEGRELSCHLLQLQDEERRRIGRELHDSTAQELAAVGMNIGLVLQRIEGRDTTNDDLLADSLAIVDQCNREIRTMAYLLHPPLLEDVGLAAASHEYVSGFSQRSGIQVTIDVGSDLGRLPPATEQALFRVLQESLANVHRHSGSKTAKIRIWRENDRVFLEIKDQGNGLPPDMISDENGRISKVGVGIAGMRERLRQLGGRFTIESNPQGTTVRAMIQIKGSAR
- a CDS encoding saccharopine dehydrogenase family protein translates to MSKVLIIGAGGVGGVVTHKCAQMPEIFDEICLASRTEEKCKAIAAQLKTRIQTAKVDADKPLEVVRLIKKINPDILINVALPYQDLSIMEACLATGVDYLDTANYEPPNKAKFEYKWQWKYHKAFREKGLLAVLGCGFDPGVSNIFCAYAQKHYFDEIHTVDILDCNAGSHGKAFATNFNPEINIREITARGKYWEKGQWKDTDPLSVHQTFNFPEVGPKEMYLMYHEELESLVKNIKGLKRIRFWMTFGEQYLTHLRVLENVGMTRIDPVMYEGKPVVPLKFLKAILPEPSSLGKNYKGKTNIGCMMEGIKNGKKRKIYIYNVCDHAQCWKEVKSQAISYTTGVPAAIGARMVVTGAWCDAGVFNVEQFNPDPFMEELNHYGLPWKVKHLGPGQMPVK
- the mscL gene encoding large conductance mechanosensitive channel protein MscL — protein: MSMVQEFKQFAMKGNVMDMAIGIIIGGAFGKIVSSLVTDVMMPPIGKLMGGVDFSNLFVALDPDKGPFKTLADAKAAGVATINYGLFINTVIDFVIVAFAIFLMVKGMNALHRHEAAKTATPVEPPADVKLLAEIRDLLKK